In Burkholderia contaminans, the following proteins share a genomic window:
- the hemB gene encoding porphobilinogen synthase produces the protein MSFHPLHRPRRMRRDDFSRRLMRENRLTTDDLIYPVFVVEGTNERQPVPSMPGVERVSVDLLMHVAEQCVELGVPVLSLFPAIEPSVKTPDGREAANPEGLIPRAVRELKKRFPELGVLTDVALDPYTSHGQDGVLDENGYVINDDTIEILIDQARAQAEAGVDIVAPSDMMDGRIGAIREMLESDGHIHTRIMAYSAKFASAFYGPFRDAVGSASNLGKGNKMTYQMDPANSDEALREVRLDIDEGADMVMVKPGMPYLDIVRRVKDEFRFPTYVYQVSGEYAMLKAAAMNGWLDHDKVVLESLLAFKRAGADGVLTYFALDAARLLKAQR, from the coding sequence ATGAGCTTCCATCCGCTTCATCGTCCGCGCCGGATGCGCCGCGACGACTTCTCCCGGCGCCTGATGCGCGAAAACCGCCTGACCACCGACGACCTGATCTATCCGGTGTTCGTCGTCGAAGGCACCAACGAACGGCAGCCGGTGCCGTCGATGCCCGGCGTCGAACGCGTGTCGGTCGATCTGTTGATGCACGTCGCCGAGCAGTGTGTCGAACTGGGCGTGCCCGTGCTGTCGCTGTTCCCGGCCATCGAGCCGTCGGTGAAAACGCCTGACGGCCGCGAGGCGGCCAATCCGGAAGGCCTGATCCCGCGCGCGGTGCGCGAGCTGAAGAAGCGCTTCCCCGAACTCGGCGTGCTGACCGACGTCGCACTCGATCCGTACACGAGTCACGGCCAGGACGGCGTGCTCGACGAAAACGGCTACGTGATCAACGACGACACGATCGAGATCCTGATCGATCAGGCGCGCGCGCAGGCGGAAGCCGGCGTCGACATCGTCGCCCCGTCGGACATGATGGACGGCCGCATCGGCGCGATCCGCGAAATGCTGGAAAGCGACGGCCATATCCACACGCGGATCATGGCCTATTCGGCCAAGTTCGCATCGGCGTTCTACGGCCCGTTCCGCGACGCGGTCGGCTCGGCATCGAATCTGGGCAAGGGCAACAAGATGACCTACCAGATGGATCCCGCGAACAGCGACGAAGCGCTGCGCGAAGTGCGCCTGGACATCGACGAAGGCGCCGACATGGTGATGGTCAAGCCGGGCATGCCGTACCTCGACATCGTGCGCCGCGTGAAGGACGAGTTCCGCTTCCCGACCTACGTGTACCAGGTGAGCGGTGAATACGCGATGCTGAAGGCCGCCGCGATGAACGGCTGGCTCGACCACGACAAGGTCGTGCTCGAATCGCTGCTCGCGTTCAAGCGCGCGGGCGCCGACGGCGTGCTCACGTACTTCGCACTCGACGCCGCGCGTCTGCTGAAAGCGCAACGCTAA
- the yihA gene encoding ribosome biogenesis GTP-binding protein YihA/YsxC → MAFLLHQARFYTTVNHLRDLPPTVQPEIAFAGRSNAGKSTAINVLCNQKRLAFASKTPGRTQHINYFSVGPAAEPVANLVDLPGYGYAEVPGAAKAHWEMLLSSYLATRSQLCGLILMMDSRRPLTDLDRRMIEWFVPTGKPIHTLLTKCDKLTRQESINALRTTQKGLDAYRDQGVQGKLTVQLFSAMKRIGLDEAHELIESWVRPSAADEKSEPVAQ, encoded by the coding sequence ATGGCCTTTCTGCTCCATCAAGCCCGCTTCTACACGACCGTCAACCATCTGCGCGACCTGCCGCCGACGGTCCAGCCGGAAATCGCGTTCGCGGGCCGCTCGAATGCCGGCAAGTCGACGGCGATCAACGTGCTGTGCAACCAGAAGCGGCTCGCCTTCGCGTCGAAGACGCCCGGCCGCACGCAGCACATCAACTACTTCTCCGTCGGCCCGGCCGCCGAGCCCGTCGCGAATCTCGTCGACCTGCCCGGCTACGGCTACGCGGAAGTGCCCGGCGCCGCCAAGGCCCATTGGGAAATGCTGCTGTCGTCCTACCTCGCGACCCGCTCGCAGCTCTGCGGCCTGATCCTGATGATGGATTCGCGCCGTCCGCTGACCGATCTCGACCGGCGCATGATCGAGTGGTTCGTACCGACCGGCAAGCCGATCCACACGCTGCTGACGAAGTGCGACAAATTGACGCGGCAGGAAAGCATCAACGCGCTGCGGACCACGCAAAAGGGGCTCGATGCGTATCGTGACCAGGGTGTTCAGGGCAAGCTGACGGTTCAGCTGTTCTCGGCGATGAAGCGCATTGGGCTCGACGAGGCGCACGAGCTGATCGAAAGCTGGGTGCGGCCGTCCGCCGCCGACGAAAAAAGCGAGCCTGTAGCACAATGA
- a CDS encoding c-type cytochrome yields MNRLCKSLMVLQVAAGFVGFVAEANAADAAKPDLDRGKAIAGQVCASCHGADGNSASGSFPKLAGQHPEYLVKQLNDFKTQPGAKGPVRTNAVMVGFASALSADDMRNVAAYYGSQTTKLGTARDAATVPIGQKIYRGGIAEKGVPACASCHGPTGQGIPVQYPRLSGQWADYTVAQLTAFQQGAGARNNNEAMHQIATRLSDNEIKAVADYIAGLR; encoded by the coding sequence ATGAATCGACTGTGCAAGTCTCTGATGGTGCTTCAGGTTGCAGCAGGGTTCGTAGGTTTCGTAGCGGAGGCAAACGCGGCGGATGCGGCAAAGCCGGATCTCGACCGTGGCAAGGCGATTGCCGGGCAGGTCTGCGCGTCGTGTCACGGCGCCGACGGCAATAGCGCGTCGGGCAGTTTCCCGAAGCTTGCCGGCCAGCATCCCGAATATCTGGTCAAGCAGTTGAACGACTTCAAGACGCAACCGGGCGCGAAGGGGCCGGTGCGTACCAACGCGGTGATGGTCGGATTCGCGAGCGCGCTGAGCGCGGACGACATGCGCAACGTCGCCGCGTACTACGGGTCGCAGACGACGAAGCTCGGCACCGCACGCGATGCGGCAACCGTGCCGATCGGCCAGAAGATCTATCGCGGCGGCATCGCGGAGAAGGGCGTACCCGCCTGCGCGAGCTGCCACGGGCCGACAGGGCAAGGGATCCCGGTCCAGTACCCGCGTCTGTCGGGGCAGTGGGCCGATTACACGGTCGCGCAGTTGACCGCGTTCCAGCAGGGTGCCGGCGCGCGCAACAACAACGAGGCGATGCATCAGATCGCAACGCGGCTGTCGGACAACGAGATCAAGGCCGTCGCGGATTACATCGCGGGCCTGCGTTGA